The Daphnia pulex isolate KAP4 chromosome 7, ASM2113471v1 genome includes the window TATCTTGCCCCATATCTACGGAGAAAGTTGCCGAACGTGTTGGTGTAACCTgggttttgatttgttgtgattttatgtttttaattttgattacatCTCAAGGTGACTTGATCAggagaaattttcaaatagaagaaaaaagggttcaaTAAAGGAcatgttaaaaaagaactcaATGAAACTAAATGAACAACCTGTCGTCAGGTTTTGGTTTTCGAGCTTGAACTATATTCTATTCTTACCCTATATTAGTAAAAATAGCATAAAAATTTCAGACTTACAGAATGATGATTTCAGCTTAGGTAGTTTTTGTGGGGGGTAGACTGGCAATTGAAGATGATGGCTGAAACGTCAATGCATTGGCTGAAATCGTTTGATTGACATGGACTctggtaaaacaaaatttcacaTTAAATATTCATATGGAAAAGCAATGAATTGCATGAGggtaatattattttaatgctttagtcagaaaaaaacaggttgAATCAAAGATTTCAGCCCCGCTGACATGACTGCAACATGTGGCACAGACTCCTTTCACTGATGTAGGCCATTTGAACTACTTAATCTATCCCAAACCTAAATTCTATCACTAATTAGACACCTGTCGCAATGATTTTCAGATAAATCATGGCGTGATATTGTTCGTAGTTTAAATTCCAACCCGAAAGAACATAATTATAGCCTACACCTTTGTCAGACAACTTGTCTTCAAGCCAACTTACTTCAAACATCTCATTTAGCCCATTTTCTAACACGAATTAATAACTTTTACAATTAATGACATGTGAACTAGCCTAatcttttgttcaaaattttctttttcttcaaaagacaCGTGAAAACGCCAGTATACTATCCTTTATCCAAAAAGTCTTGCGGGTGTTTGCCTATCCCTTCAGCGGGGTTTTATGCTGCAACTTTTGTTTGGTGCGCCGTATCATTTTCAAAGTTTTGGTGAGCCATCTGGGAGTTGactttcaaatttggtatCAAAAAGACTATCGAGTTGTTTATTATATTCCTAACTAGAAAAAAACGTCAACTAGCCCCACCCCTAATAGTATTATAATTCAATAGAATAGTTTTACTGAATCAATAAAAACTTTTGTATCGTTACGAAAAATTGGAAAGTGAAATGAGAGTTTGCCTAAAAGGACTGTCATGTGTTAACGACATatcgagatttaaaaaaacaattatacgGACGGCGAAACCGGAAACTCTCCATTAAATGAACGTGAAAACCTTGAAcgcattttcttatttgtggACAGGAGAGAAACCGAACTCAGCGCCTCTCCACTTATTCTTTGTCCGATGGCCGGCAGCAGGCCCTCGACCATTTCAAGTACACAATTCAGCACTTTCCCTTTCTGAATTATAACTTTAGCGTCGCGATTCCACGAAATTAAGAAGGttgatcagttttttttttaattttagaccATAGCAgctgaaaatgtattttgatACCTGCGTTCATCTCATCAAATGAATTTGGATATTACAAATATGTCACGGTCATAATCCACGCCAAAAAGGAATTCATGCAACCGTAAAATTGCGCCAATTATTCCGGATGAAAACATATCCGCAAAActtattgtttcatttttggctGTCGAAAATATGTTGAAGTGACCGTACATAAGTATTAAAAACCAATTGAATAGCGTGCTGGATTTTAATtcggttttttaaaagttaactgctgctgccattCGAGGGCATCATCAGGTAGCAAGGGAAATGAAGTTGTCAAACCTCTCTCGACTCACCAAGCCCTTATTAGGAGCACATCACGTATACCCTACGCTCCCTGTTTAGAATACAATCACAAAAACAACGTATATACTGCTGAGACTATCAAATTTTCTCTTGGCCatctgaaagaagaaaaataaaccaaattcGTTTCCAGCCTGTCAAACATTTCGTATTCTTATAGGGGAATTTCAGTGTTCTCTTTTACATCACGTAGGCAGTGATTCGCCCCATATAAGGTCGTGAAACCTGATTGCaaatgtattgtttttttgtttgtgttgcaTTTATGTAATAAGACGACACACTTAATGTCGATgcgaaaaaaccaaaaagaattcaGCCGCGCAGTGAAACTAAACAAGTTATCCAGTTGGCAATCTGGAATATATGAATATGGAAAGCGCAGATGTAAGTTAGTATACAAGCTGTAGTATAACAGCGTTATCGGATTTGCTGCCAAAACTGGAAAGTTGTGTGTCGATGGGTGGGCCCCCCCAATCGAATTATGCGTCGTCCTATTCGCTTTGGAAGAGAAAATCCTGGCCATCTTGCAACGTCCATATCGCCAAAAAATGATGTTTTGATTCCAGTTTCATAGCTCGAGGATCATCGGAGAGAGCGCGTCATATAACTCGATCGGAGAATATTCAAATGGCCAAAGGCAGATTAGAAATGTGTCCAGCAGCTCTACTCAAAGTCATGTAACAGCAATTGACAATAACCTCCAAATAAGAATAATCCTGGAACTCAATTAGGCCTCGAGAAATGTATACGTAATCATCAAAAACTTGTTGCAATCCGGTTTCATCAAAATTACAGATCTCTATACAATTAAATTGCTCAACAAAAATTAGTTTGCCAAGGTCTGGAAATATAATGATTTAGCGCAACCCAAAATAACCTTTCTGGGAATTGAATAATCAAAGCAGTgccaacaaaatttaatttgatacTCCAAGTGGTAAAAAACATCATTGGATCAATAGCCAAGTTCTCACCCCTGGGCAAAATTTGGGAATCTGAACGAACAGAGTTTGAGAGTTGTCAAACCTCTTACGTCTATATACTCCCGAAACAAGTTTCGTGACTCCCAATTCCGTGTGATTGGGGCAAAAGCCCAACTGCTTTGTACGCAAGGAAGAGTGTTTTCTATTTAGGTCTCTACAAGTTTTACCTGCGCTTACCAGCACACTAtagctagctgctgctggtggtggatTCAAGGTGCGGCGtgatttctttcgttctttctATACTACCACTCCTGGCGTTCAGCTCCAACTCGGCTCAGTCCCTCGCCGGCAATCTCACCGAAAGGATATCACGAAATCCCCATTATTCCGCAATGTCGTCTGCCCAGCAATTGATCCTGGCCGTCTTGTTGGTTGCCATCACCAGCTGGACCACCAGCGTGACATGCAAATCCGTTCAGCCGTTGAAAAAGGAGGTGTGGAATGAGCTGAATTGCAACAAACCTCAATCACGACTCGCCTACCTTGGTAAGTTGcctaaacctttttttttccctttctgcttttaatttcatcattctgattgaatttaaaaacagaGGATGAATATCCCGACTACAATACGGAGGCCGTTTACCTGCCTCACGCGGCCGTCGTTCAGTATTGCGACAATTCGCTCGGCTGTTGCCGGAAAGGTTATCTCTACGTGGCGACCAAGGAGGAAAAGATGACCTTCGCCTTCCAAGAAATCCTGCACGGCACTAAGATGAAAAAGGAAGTTGAATTGACGAATCATTCACGCTGCGTCTGTCAAAGCATCGGCAGCCATTAAAGGCCCCGTGAGCATTCTGTTGTCGACCGTATTacctttgattcttttttttaaaaaacaaaatagctcATTTTTATAATCGTTGATACTCAATTAGTGCTAGTTTAAATATACCTATTTTCGATCGCGCTGCCGTCCTTTGTTGTGTGCAAATCATTCGATTGCGAAATATTCCTTTTGAGCATATTTAAACGAAGGCTATTTCACGGGAAGCTTTggtcaaaaacaacaaacagaatTCTCTGCATACCTTCGCCGGAAATTCACCTGTCGAATTATGTCGAATCCCAGCACaaggattattattattacctgaGCTCACCTGACTGAAAATATAGTGAACGACCTCgagtcaatttccatttcgCAGCTGACTTGAGAGTGAAACGGAGAATACTAAATAGCAACTGACTTTCGGGAATTGTTTGTGTCCGTTTCAACTGTTTAAGGGATAATCAATTAGCATTTctggaattttatttattttttattctctatAAAAAAATAGCGTCAACATTTGGTCACGGACTGTGAGAAATAGCCGGACGGATATCGAGTAGTTGGCGAACCATTTCTCCGAATGAATACTTGTAAGTGCGGATTGTATTCTCGTCAAAAACGGGCGTCTTGTTGTAATTGTCATCCACTGTATTAAAAATTCCGGTTAATAAACATTTAGATTATTCATTTAACTCGACTTACTGTAATAGCGGTGGTTCACTAGCAAGTGAATGGCATCCAAATGTCGCCAGTTGAACGCTGGATTATCGTAAAGATTCATAGAAATACTCGTGTCAGCTCCGAAATCGCCCTTCACTCGGTGGATCAATTCCGGATTTTTGTGCAGGATTTCAACAGTTGGCCGCTCTCCGGCGTTGTAGTACCACAAATCCGGCCGGTAGTCCCTGTAAGAATCCAGCCAAAGTGGCAGGAAACGGGCGTCCTTGTGAGCGATAATAATTTGGGTGCCCATGAATTGATTGTCATCCCAGTTGAGGACGCATTCGAATTTGCGATACTTGTCCAGTGAATTGATAACAAAAGCGTCGTTGTCCAGGTAGATGCCTCCGTATTGCATCAAAACGCGGATGCGTCCGATATCCCCGCCGTGATAAAATCGCCAACCTTCGCTCAGTTTCTGACCGAAAATGTCCGTCGGAGCTTCCAGGTACTTGACTTCGATCCTGGACCAGAGTTGTTCTTCCTTCTTGACCCAGTCCCAGTATTTGCCTTCGAATTGAAAGTTGACAATGTCCGTGTGGTAGTAGAACATGTCCGGTTTGTGGTTGCGCATGGCGGCCTTCAGAACGACGTAATCGACAAAGTTGAGCTCCGATTTGTTGTAGTGGATGAAATGGATGATGTTGGGGACGATCAAGTCATCGGCGCCCGTCTCGTTGTTGAATTCTGCGAAAGGAGGTCGATCGGCAAAGATGATGGACTTGGTGTACAACTGGAAAGAtgtgaaaatgagaaaacaacCGGATAAAATGGTCAATTGCAGGTAGGAAAACGACAACCGACGGCGAGGCATGTTCGATTCAACGGCCAACTTTTTGACGAAAATTTTGTAAGTGACTAACTTGTACATTTACACCTAGTGGGTGGATTAACTACGATTTAATTGAATGCTATAGGGTCCGATGCACTAGAAAGACTATTCTAGAAATGGGAACAGGATTACTAACAAAAAGATGTTGCACGTAATAAAAACGGCCAtaagttgtttttgttattttattcctATGCAGATGCGTTACCCAGACGTCATCAATTTAACAGGAATAAATTCACGCACGAATTCATTGCGACAGTTGTGAGATGGAAATAGGAGCGCGTCTGttgttggaaaataaataggACACGTGTGAAAACAGAAGTTGGGTAAAGTGAATAAGTTCCATGGTAACACACCCAGAGTGAAATTTTATACATTACGGAATAGTAATTATACACCGATATTCAGTTCAAGCTGGCCAAACTTGTAATCAACCCAGTCATCGGTTAACATTTATCGCAACAAGAACAAAAGGACAAATGGAGGGTTTTGTTTCACTCCTTAGTAGCTCACGCTGCCATACTTGGCCATCTCAAAAAACTTGTTATGCTTGAAATGATTGGCTGTATGAAATCAGAGGAAATGCAAATTTTAACACCAATACCCTATTGTAATTGACGACGTGATTGTGTTATATAACTTAATCAGTTTGTGCGCCCATTCATGTCCAGCACCATTTCAGTCTTAAGCTAtttactgtttttgtttttgtttttaaaaattggcaATTAGGTCAAGTCCGTTTGGTAACTTATGGACTAAGGGAAAAATCCGGTTCTAAATCTAGGACTTCACGGGCCATGGTGCCAAATGTGTACCTGTAGGTTCGAATGTTGTCCTCGTCAAATTCCTCCGTCTCGTTGAAATGGGGAtccacttttaaaaaatttcaatcaaattccaaatgaatatttataattaaaagaaacaattacaGTAGTAACGATGGCCCATCAGCATGTGAATGATGTCAAAACGACGCCAATCGTAATTGGGATCCGTGAAGAGATTGGATCCAACTCCCGTGTCGGCTCCAAAATTGCCTTTCACTCGATGGATCAAATGCGGATGGTGAAAAAGGATTTCTGTCGTCGGCCGTTCTCCGCCATTGTAGTACCTGCGATAGCATAaccaaatttgattaaaagaataaaaaagattcaataaaaatgaatagacCATCTATCCGGATAGTAATTGTCCTTGTAAGATTCCAGGTAGAGTGCCAGGAAGCGTGAATTCTTGTGGGCGATGAAGACCTGATTGCCCAGGAATTGATCCTCATCCCAGTTGACGACGCATTCAAATTTGCGATACTTGTCCAGTGAATGGATGACGAAGCAATCGTTGTCCAGGTAGATGCCTCCGTACTGCATCAAAACGCGGATGCGTGCGATGTCGCTGCCGTGATACAAACGAAAATCTTCGCTGAGTTGTTGACCGAAAATTTCCGTTGGAGCTTCCAGGTACTTGACTTCAATGCGGGACCACAAGTTCCGGTCTTTCTTCACCAGGTCCCAGTACTTTCCATCGCATGTGGCGTTCTTGACGTCGGTGTGGAAGAAGAACTTGTCAGGTTTGTGGTTGCGCATCGCCGCTTTCAACACGACGTAATCGACGAAGCCCAGCGGGAAATTGTCGAAGCGGATAAAGTGGATGATGTTGGGGACGATGAAACGATCGGCGCCCGTCTCGTTATCGAAATTCTTGAAAAACGTTTCGTAGTGGCCGTTGGGGTTTCCATCGTTACCAATCAACAGGGAAAGAAATAATCTATTCAAATAATGGTTAATGTTGGCTTGAAGAAATTCGattaagaaattgaatttacgGTCTGTGGAATTCGTGATTCACGAACGAGATTAAACAGCAGCCAAATATCACGCCGGCTATAAACGAGGAATTAGAATATCGGCGAACGGGAATCACGCGAAAAATGGATTTAAACATGGCGTTATACTGCAATGCACTGCGCTTCTATATACAGAACTAGTAGCGACGACTACATACGTGGCATTCAAAAGTAAACATTCCCGCATTTTAGTACCGATGGATTTTAGTACCGAAACGAGACCCATACGGCACATAAAAGGGTCGGATTCCTAATTGACTCCGCCTTGAATGGGACGATTCAAATGATTCATTCTTTAACGCTCTTTTAAAAACGATCAGTCGGTACGTATGGGTTGGGGAGAAACAGACGTGCAAACCAGACGGAAAAATAAGCCACACGCATTtctaaagagaaaatggtCTATCCCGATAATAGACAGTCCCCCATGTAAGCTGACACGCACATACCCAAAATTGTCCAAGCTATATTTACACATCTGTGGcaagttttttacttttattcaaCGTTCGAGTTGAATTTTATTCGACTACTAAACAGGTTAAAACGAGTaggaaaatctaaaaatatttctataaccggaatattcaaattatttatctctctctttgtcTTCAATATTTGTAGGCCTCTGATAAGCGGAGTTTCAAATAGTAAAGCGATTCAACTGGTTGATGTTTTCCCGAGCCGTCTAGCGATGAGATCACAACGCCGTTATCCGGTTGAACGAAAAAGGCAATCGACTGACGTGCTGAACGTCGTTGAATTTCTAATTCGGGAACCCGTACTCGATGAACctggaaaatttttgttttaaaaaggttGAAACTAGGCTGCCCTTGTTACCTCAATAATAAACTCGTatctaattgtttttttacagtgGCAACGTAACGATCCGAAGTCCAAAATTGCATCAAGTCACCCAGATTGACGAGGACAGTTTCGGCAATGGGAACGGCTGCTACCCATTCCTTACCAGATAACACCTGtgaaatcataaaaatcaaagaaaggTAAATGAATGCTCAAAGGGTATATGGTACCTCTAATCCCCCCATATCATCTTGGAGTAGTAAAGTGATGGTACCGTAATCAGAGTGCTCTCCACATCTGACTACCCCCGGCTGTATATCATCACCAGTTAGCGAAGGATAATAAAGAGAACGTAACATGGTCCCGTTCTTATCCACGCCATCGAAAACGTATCGGTGCCGGCTGTTCAGGTAATCTTCGTCTAAACctggaaattcaatttttcttattaatcgGTAATAGTAACTATGTTGAGTAAACTAAGTCTTGCCTAAGCCGACAGCCATGAATTTCAACAGGTTGGTAGTCAG containing:
- the LOC124197058 gene encoding uncharacterized protein LOC124197058, with the translated sequence MYKLVTYKIFVKKLAVESNMPRRRLSFSYLQLTILSGCFLIFTSFQLYTKSIIFADRPPFAEFNNETGADDLIVPNIIHFIHYNKSELNFVDYVVLKAAMRNHKPDMFYYHTDIVNFQFEGKYWDWVKKEEQLWSRIEVKYLEAPTDIFGQKLSEGWRFYHGGDIGRIRVLMQYGGIYLDNDAFVINSLDKYRKFECVLNWDDNQFMGTQIIIAHKDARFLPLWLDSYRDYRPDLWYYNAGERPTVEILHKNPELIHRVKGDFGADTSISMNLYDNPAFNWRHLDAIHLLVNHRYYMDDNYNKTPVFDENTIRTYKYSFGEMVRQLLDIRPAISHIETDTNNSRKSVAI
- the LOC124197054 gene encoding uncharacterized protein LOC124197054 is translated as MPEIPVVDLSNMDLNKDRITNELDKAFSTVGFVYLKNHGIDQEKVDNLFKASRNFFQLPENVKKGYPRDRENFDGYTGRDQEILEDSSLHEVREAYDVTSPTSRYPDDNTPEFRLATCELAKSLRQLTTNLLKFMAVGLGLDEDYLNSRHRYVFDGVDKNGTMLRSLYYPSLTGDDIQPGVVRCGEHSDYGTITLLLQDDMGGLEVLSGKEWVAAVPIAETVLVNLGDLMQFWTSDRYVATVKKQLDTSLLLRLFLSLLIGNDGNPNGHYETFFKNFDNETGADRFIVPNIIHFIRFDNFPLGFVDYVVLKAAMRNHKPDKFFFHTDVKNATCDGKYWDLVKKDRNLWSRIEVKYLEAPTEIFGQQLSEDFRLYHGSDIARIRVLMQYGGIYLDNDCFVIHSLDKYRKFECVVNWDEDQFLGNQVFIAHKNSRFLALYLESYKDNYYPDRWYYNGGERPTTEILFHHPHLIHRVKGNFGADTGVGSNLFTDPNYDWRRFDIIHMLMGHRYYLDPHFNETEEFDEDNIRTYRYTFGTMAREVLDLEPDFSLSP
- the LOC124197059 gene encoding uncharacterized protein LOC124197059, yielding MSSAQQLILAVLLVAITSWTTSVTCKSVQPLKKEVWNELNCNKPQSRLAYLEDEYPDYNTEAVYLPHAAVVQYCDNSLGCCRKGYLYVATKEEKMTFAFQEILHGTKMKKEVELTNHSRCVCQSIGSH